The Papaver somniferum cultivar HN1 chromosome 3, ASM357369v1, whole genome shotgun sequence genome includes a region encoding these proteins:
- the LOC113359011 gene encoding antimicrobial peptide 1-like, whose product MAATKKSVSMLIMALVLMAVAIELANASSIIVFAGPGCNNRAQKHLKCGCSNISLRGGYEFTYGGQSAAMYWQSDCEGASQFILRGDSRSCDAYTWKSMFIQC is encoded by the coding sequence ATGGCAGCTACTAAAAAATCAGTGTCCATGTTAATCATGGCATTGGTCCTCATGGCTGTTGCAATTGAATTGGCAAATGCAAGTTCTATTATAGTGTTCGCTGGACCAGGGTGCAACAACCGTGCCCAAAAGCATTTGAAATGCGGGTGCTCAAACATTAGTCTACGAGGTGGTTATGAATTTACTTATGGTGGACAAAGTGCTGCCATGTATTGGCAATCAGACTGCGAGGGTGCGTCTCAATTTATACTCCGTGGTGATTCCCGTAGCTGTGACGCATATACATGGAAGAGTATGTTTATTCAGTGTTAA